One segment of Triticum aestivum cultivar Chinese Spring chromosome 2A, IWGSC CS RefSeq v2.1, whole genome shotgun sequence DNA contains the following:
- the LOC123186738 gene encoding RHOMBOID-like protein 10, chloroplastic, translating into MASRLLLRLRTFRRPPPSLAPPHLAGGLHHRSPPGVLRHLHVVLPPRVAGTSSRWFGGGSHAHSSPSKLKPLRRLIVGNVLSAVSFSAAGLLTSNKSEQESPPTGPNDHGSNKGKRNCTDALLAVNFLVHVADATSNRALSMLWAKENDLIRRGQIWRLLTSSVLHGDFKHLSNNCTTLDRIGPRLEEATGPRRFLAIYCTSALSGSLMSYWFCPNPSVGASDAILGLVGAEAVYMWRHRKHLEKANETLAEIAFVVFCNLCIGFILKHRTRTDDWAHLGGFLGGAAVEWFVGPHWKKRVGPDGKEVFEDRPPLVRIMNR; encoded by the exons ATGGCGTCGCGGTTGCTGCTCCGGCTCCGCACCttccgccggcctcctccttctttggcgcctccCCACCTTGCCGGCGGTCTCCACCACCGCTCGCCACCG GGCGTGCTGCGTCATCTTCACGTCGTCTTGCCGCCGAGAGTAGCAGGCACCAGCAGCCGGTGGTTTGGAGGAGGATCGCACGCGCATTCGTCGCCGTCCAAGTTGAAGCCACTCCGCCGCCTCATCGTTGGGAACGTGCTCTCCGCCGTGTCTTTCTCCGCCGCCGGCCTTCTCACCAGCAACAAGTCAGAGCAGGAATCACCTCCCACCGGGCCAAATGACCATGGAAGCAACAAGGGCAAGAGGAACTGCACCGATGCTCTTCTCGCCGTTAATTTCCT GGTTCACGTCGCAGATGCCACATCAAACAGAGCGCTTAGTATGTTGTGGGCTAAG GAAAACGACCTGATCCGCCGAGGGCAGATATGGCGTCTGCTTACATCGTCCGTTCTTCATGGGGATTTCAAGCACCTATCT AATAATTGTACCACTTTGGATAGGATTGGGCCTAGGTTGGAAGAGGCTACTGGCCCCAGAAGGTTCCTGGCTATTTATTGCACTTCAGCGTTGTCAG GTTCACTGATGAGCTACTGGTTTTGCCCCAACCCTTCTGTCGGTGCATCCGATGCTATTTTAGGATTG GTTGGTGCGGAAGCCGTTTACATGTGGAGGCACCGGAAGCACTTGGAAAAAGCAAACGAAACTCTAGCAGAAATCGCGTTTGTGGTTTTCTGCAATCTG TGCATTGGCTTCATCCTAAAGCATCGCACCCGCACAGACGACTGGGCACAT CTAGGAGGCTTCCTTGGGGGAGCGGCTGTCGAATGGTTCGTCGGTCCACATTGGAAGAAGCGTGTTGGGCCGGATGGAAAGGAGGTGTTCGAAGATAGGCCGCCTCTTGTTCGGATAATGAATAGGTAG